The nucleotide sequence CGGTGCCATGATCAGCGCCCCCCGCTGGGGAATCGGTGAGGATGATCTTTTCCTACGGCTTGACCCAGGCAAGGAGATCCTGATAAATGGACAGCCATTGAATGTAGAAGGGGAAAAGAACTTCCCTCATCAGATCACCATGGGATCAAGCGGACAACGATTGATGGATTTCTCCCGGTATGAAGGGAAGATCAGGATCTTCGGGTCCTCCATCATCCACATGCTCAGTCCCGTTCTCTATGAGCACATCCAGGGATGCGTCAACCAAAGTTGTTATGTATGGGATGTAAGTGCCAGCCACGCAATACTGCGCGCAGCAGGAATGCTGGTGGAATATGTGGATGGAAAACCCTTCATATATGATGATGATTTCCTCCTGCATCGAAGGCCATTCTCCCCTTCCCTCTATATAGGGACAAGAGCATGCATCGATGCACTCAAGGTGGTACTTCCCCCTAAATGCTAGGGGTGGGTATCTTGTCCTTGTCGTACCAGAACCTGGCAAGATACATGAATGGAGTGTCCATTACAGCAACCACCCACTTCAGCAGGTAGGTACTGATGACAATTCCGGTCAAGACCTCAGTTGGATACACACCCCAGAATGCGATAAATGTAAATACCAAGGTGTCGATAAGTTGGCTGACGATGGTGCTCAGGTTGTTTCTCAGCCAGAGTGTACGATTCCCGGGCCGTTTGCGTTTCCAATAATCAAAGGCCCATATATCATGCAGATTGCTGATCACATAGGCTACCAGGGAACCAAAAGCAATACGGGGCATCAGGCCAAAGACCAAGGAGAGCGAGGAGTGCGCAATATCCGATGCAGCTGGCTCAAACAACAGAGCCACCTGCATGATGATCGTCATTGATAGCAAGCTGAAGAAACCGATGGCAACTGCCTTTGCTGACTCCTTCTTGCCATAGAGCTCACTGAGAATGTCAGTAGCAAGGAACCCAGTGGCATACACAATATTGCCCAAGGTTGCATCCAGTCCAAAAAGCATTACATTCTTTGTCACTTGGATATTTGCCACGATGACACTGATGGGTATCCAGATATAAAGTCCCAGTTTCCCCCACAATCTAAAAGCGATGAGAATCATGACAAAGTTCAGAGCTAGCATTACCATCCAGAAAAGTTCATTCATGTGTTTCATTCCTTATACCCGACGTACGTAATCTCCACCCGTTCCTTGGGGATGGAAAAACTGTTCAGCACCTCTTCTATGAAGGGGATACGCACTGCAGCGTAAATCTGCAGACTGGGAGTTTCCAAGGCTTTCCTGAAGGATGTTGCAAGCCCTTCTCCGGAGATTTCCAACTTCCCGATCTCATCAAAGATTGCTACTTCTGAAATTGGAAGACTCTGGAGTATCTGTGCATTGATCCAATCAAATGCCTGTTCATCCAGGTAGAACCTACCGATACGCTTCCCTCGGGCGATGGGCTGCTCAGCGAGTGCCAATCGTTCTTCTTGGGAAAAGAGGTCCTTGAGTCTATACACGGTTTTCTCGGGATTTGCAAGGGCAAGAACCCCACAGATAGGCATCTTCTGGAATCTACACTGCCTCACCAGTTGGACCAAGGATGTGGTCTTTCCTTGGTCACGCCCAGCAGCATGGATTGTCAGTCTAGCTTGCACGGAGGAACCCTTGCAGCACATCAAATGCTTTCATGGAGTCCTCTCGCTTGATTACAAAGGTCAACTCATTCATGGTGGAGACAATCTCAATTACATTGATCTGTTCCCAGGCCAGATGACGCACTGCTTCATAGACAATGCCAGGGGTTTGCAAAAAATCCCCAGTAAACACCAGGGAGAGAGCAACCAGGTCATTCATCTGGTTGAGAATCTCCTCACCTTCGGTCAACTCATCAACGAGATAACGATATTTCTCACTTACCGCAAGGGATACCTCGTGGCTACCAAGCGTAATGTTGAGGAAATCACCTTTTTCGGTCGATATATTTCTATAGAGAACTCCCAACTTACTGATGAAGTTGTCTTTTCTAACCAGATTGACATCAAAGATATTGGTTTTCATGACAATCCCATACTCGACATTGCCATGATCGGTCTTTGCACTCTCCCTCTTCAGCTCTTCTCCATAACGACGGAGGGCCATTACAATCGCACTGGCCTTGACTTCTTTGCCGTACACCTTCTGTACATCATCCTGGATCGAGGAGGCATAGTTGCTGAATGAGAGAATCCCATTGATCAACATCTCATGGATAAAGGGGCTCTTATCAACTATCCTTTTTACACAGCTACTCACTGATTCCGCCATACGATCCTCCAATATGTTATTATTATCACAGATTAGTTTTAATTACAACAAATAGAGCATAAATTAGTAGATTTATGCACAGACTCATGAAACTCATGCTTTTGCTGCAAAAACCACATATAGTGTACTCTTCTTTATATCAATTGAAGTTGTCTTAGCTCTAACCACTATCTCATTGAAAACAGACATTGTTTGTGGTATGTTTTACCAACAAAGGAGTACACCAATGCGATGCCCACACTGCTCATCAATGGATGACAAGGTCCTGGAATCCAGACAAAATTCCAGCGGTTCTTCGATCAGGCGACGACGGGAGTGCAATATCTGTGGCTACCGATTCACCAGTTATGAACGGATCGAGGACAAGCCGCTGATGGTGATTAAACGCGACGGGCGAAGGGAGCCCTTTGATTTGAACAAGATTGGTAGAGGAGTACGCTCCTGTACCGAGAAACTGAAAATCAGCGAGAATGAGATTGATTTGCTATTACAGAACATCGAGGATGCCATCATGCTCAAGGTGGGGAGCAAACGGGAGATTGCATCCAGCGATATTGGAGATGAAACGCTCAAGCAGCTCAGAGAAGTTGACCTGGTTGCCTATGTCCGGTTTGCTGCTGTCTACAAGGCATTCAATGATTTGGGACAGTTCATCGCAGAAATCCAGAAGCTGGGCAAGGAACTTGCCTAACGGGCGTCAAACCATTTCCCGGTCAAGGAGTGTTCAATACTGTCATTGAGATGTTCAGGCTTGAGAATCTCATTTGCACAATCGAGGCAGAAATTGTCGCTCATGCCCGCCACATAGTCATAGATGAGGCGACCAATATCCCCGTCCCTCTCTTCGTATGCTTCATGCATGTCCATCAAATGATGGTAGAAGCCCATTGCAAGCATGTTCTTTTCCTGTACATACAGCGATTCTCGATAGCCATAGGTTCCCAGTAAGAAGTTGAGGTAATCGAGAATAAGCGTAAACAAACGATTGAAGTACCGCTCATACCCTTCCAGCATGGGACTCTTGTAGATGGACCTGTAGTTGAAACTAATCATCTCCTGGACAGCGGGAAACACCTCTTCACTGAAGCTGATTCCCACCGTCTCATTGGAGTGCTCAATGACATCACTTACCAAGGTGTCGATGATATCAGCATTTCTTTTCCCAAGTATGCGGGAGACCTTCTGTGGAAGCTGTTCCTCATTGATGATCCCAAGCCTGCAGGCATCTTCGAAATCCCTACCAAGATAGGCAATGGTATCACTGAAACGTACCACTGCTCCCTCATAGGTGGCAGGTATCAAACCTTTTCTACTGGTTATCTGCTCAAGGTCCCTCACTGCAAATGTCGGCATGATGGACTGCACCAACTGCTCGCCATTATGACAGGCAATACCATCCCTGACTGCATAGGTCAGATTAAGCCCCTTCCCGTGTGAGGTAAGGAAATCGACGACCCTCAGGCTGTTGACCTCATGTTCGAATGGAAAAAACCCTGCTTCCTGCATTTTTGCCGAGAGAATCTTCTCTCCAGTATGACCGAACGGGGTATGACCCAAATCATGCCCCATACCGATTGCCCAGGCAATCTCGCTATCCAGACCAAGCCCCTTGCAGATGGTGGAGGCGATCGAGGAGACGTGCAGGCAATGCTCCATTCTCGTACAGATATGGTCATTGCTGGGAGCAAAGAATACCTGGGTCTTGTGCTTGAGCCTACGGAATGGTGAAGAGTGAATGATGGCTGTCGTATCACGATAATACGGGCCTCGAACATCCTCAGTCTTTTCTCGTTTTCGTTTTTTCAACAGTATACTGGAGATTTGATTTTGTAATTCCATAGTTATTCCCCAAAGAGTTGCCCTATGGTATCATAGGAAAAGACCCTTTGGATAGCGGAGGAACCATGATTGAAATCTATGCACTGCCTTTGGTTTGCCTGCTCTTGAACTTCCTTGCATTCGCAGCCTGTCTGCGTTTTCTCTTCTCACGGCAGGGACTCTATTGGATTGTGCCACTCTTTCTCACCTTTTTTATTCTCTGGCCCAATGCGCTCAATCTCTATCAGGTTGCAAGCAATGCTACGCAGGTAAGCCTTCCCTACTCCTATCTTGACCTGCAACCGCTCCTACTCTCATTGTTCTGGTACGCCATGATTGTCACCTTCCACTTCGCCCTGAAGAAAACCATCAGGGTGAACCACTATGAAGAACAGGTGAGAAAGAACCTCCATGAAGCACGCTACCAGATGGCTGTAGAGATGATGATCCAAGGCCGAAAGGAAAAACGTAGGAGACAATACTACACCAAGGCTCCTGCCTCAGCTCCCACACTGGATGCGTACAGTTCCACCTGGACTGACCTGTTTGACCAGAGATGAATATGAAACACCTCTATTTCTGCGGAATCAAGCACAGCGGCAAATCCACGCTGGGAAAACTTGCCGCCCAAGCATTGGGATACTCCTGGGTCGATCTGGATGACTTGGTTCTCCAGGGCATTGCTCCATACTCTTCCATCCGTGAATTCTATCAGGAAGCAGGCAAGGAAGCCTTCATGAAAGAGGAAGTGAAGGCACTCAAGACATTTCTTAACACGAGAGAAACCCCATACATCATCAGTCTTGGGGGAGGAGCCTCGGACAACCAGTCCTTGATCGACGTGATCAAGCAATCAGGGAAGCTTGTCTATTTGGAAGTGAAGAAACAGGTCCTCCTGCAGAGGATACTCAAGGGAGGAGTTCCACCCTTTCTTGATCCCTTACATATCGAGGCATCTTTCGCTTCGCTCTATGAGAGGAGACATGCACGCTATAGCAACATTTGTGACATCATGGTACGATTACCAAATTATCCGGACGTCCGCGATACGGCGCGGTTCCTTGTTGAAACACTGAAAATCGAGGTTTGATATGGGGCACAACAGTTTTGGCACAGCATATACCGTCACCACTTTTGGTGAGTCACATGGTCCTGCTTTGGGAGTTATCATCGATGGGGTTGAACCCGGCTTCAGGATTGATGAGGAAGCCATCCAAGGAGAGATGGACCGTCGTAGACCTGGGGCAAACCCAACAGGTACCGAGCGAAATGAAATTGACAAACTGACCATTCTCAGTGGTCTCTATGAGGGAATCACAACAGGAACCCCGATTGCCATGATTCTCTACAGCACCAATCAGCGCTCAACCGATTACTCCCACTTGGAACATGTATTCCGGCCCGGTCACGCAGACTGGACATTCTTCCAGAAGTATGGGGTCCGGGATATCCGTGGCGGAGGACGGTCAAGTGGGAGAGAGACCAGCGCGAGGGTTGCAGCCGGGGCTTTGGCCAAGCAGCTCCTCGCGAAGAGAGGCATCACAATCAAGGCAGGCACCGTACAGGTGGGAGATATTGTTGCCCACAAGAGAGATTGGGATGAGACGGATAATCCCCTCTCCTGCCCGGATAAAGACGCTGCACAATCGATGGTATCTCTCATTGAACAGATAAGAAGTGAAAAAGATAGCATTGGTGGAATCATTGAGTGCCGCGTAGAAGGAGTGAGACCAGGGCTCGGCGAGCCGGTATTCGGAAAACTTGAAGCATTGCTCAGCCATGCCGTGATGAGCATCGGAGCTGTCAAAGGAGTCCAGTTCGGCGATGGATTTGCCTGTGCATCCATGCGTGGCAGCCAGTTCAACGACCAGAGAACCAGTGAAGGATTCCTTTCCAACCACGCAGGGGGCATCCTTGGTGGTATTTCCTCAGGACAGGAAATCATCCTGCAGGCAGCAATCAAGCCAACTGCATCCATTGGAAAATCCCAGCGGACCGTCACCAAGGATAATGAGACCACCAACTTGGAAATTGAAGGACGCCATGACCCTTGCATCTGCAGCCGTGCTGTGGTGGTCATCGAATCAATGGTCGCAATCACCCTGCTTGACCTTTACTACACTGCATTTGGGAAGGCATGATGAGAGATACCCCACTTATTGTACAGAGTGACAAAACCTTGCTTCTGGATGTTCACCATGAACAGAGCGAGGCATGTCGAAACGACCTTGTCCGTTTCTGTGAGCTGATCAAGAGTCCAGAACATATGCACACCTATGCCTTGAGTGCAATCAGCCTCTGGAACGCCTCAAGCTGTGGGGTGGACGCATCCTTCATTCTCTCACGCCTTGATTTCTGGTCAAAGTTCCCGGTACCGGAATCGGTGCGTTTTTATATTGAGGATATGGGAACGCGTTGGGGAAAAGTTATTCTCTCAGGCAGTGAAGATCCTCGCTACTATGAGCTATGGGTTGAAAATAGACGTATCAGGACGGAATTGCTGAGCAGGCAGGCCATTGCAAAACTGTTGGTGGTAAAAGATGAATCACGATTTCTCCTTGAAGCGTACAATCGTGGAGAGATCAAACTCCAACTGATCAAGATTGGGTATCCTGTTGATGACAGGATTCCCTTGAAACATGGTCCCAAGCTACCTTTCGCGCTCAGGGAAACCACCCTCGGGGGAAAGCCATTTTCTGTACGCCCCTACCAGAGGCATGCAGCCGATGCCTTGCTCGGTGACCTTGGTCCGGGGAGCGGGTTCGGAACTATTGTCCTTCCTTGTGGATCAGGAAAGACCGTAGTGGGAATGCATATCATGGAACGACTTACCACCAAGACGTTGGTAGTGACAACCAATGTTGCAGCAGTACATCAGTGGATCAGCGAGATATTGGACAAGACCACTTTGGAGAAGGAACAGGTCGGGGAGTACACTGGAGAAAGGAAGGAAAGCAAGGATGTCATCGTTTGCACCTACCAAGTACTGACCTACCGCCCAGACAAGGAAGGTCCATTCCCTCATCTTGAATTGCTTACCAAAGGCAACTGGGGCCTAATCATCT is from uncultured Sphaerochaeta sp. and encodes:
- a CDS encoding inositol monophosphatase family protein; the protein is MESTLDKKALDTLALAVRDAGSYAKAQQQHISRSYKKDGSVITETDLAISKRIISVIEELFPSSNIISEETLTPFSESAPYTFVLDPIDGTDVYSQGLPCWAVALGILNKDRVPVGAMISAPRWGIGEDDLFLRLDPGKEILINGQPLNVEGEKNFPHQITMGSSGQRLMDFSRYEGKIRIFGSSIIHMLSPVLYEHIQGCVNQSCYVWDVSASHAILRAAGMLVEYVDGKPFIYDDDFLLHRRPFSPSLYIGTRACIDALKVVLPPKC
- a CDS encoding queuosine precursor transporter, translating into MNELFWMVMLALNFVMILIAFRLWGKLGLYIWIPISVIVANIQVTKNVMLFGLDATLGNIVYATGFLATDILSELYGKKESAKAVAIGFFSLLSMTIIMQVALLFEPAASDIAHSSLSLVFGLMPRIAFGSLVAYVISNLHDIWAFDYWKRKRPGNRTLWLRNNLSTIVSQLIDTLVFTFIAFWGVYPTEVLTGIVISTYLLKWVVAVMDTPFMYLARFWYDKDKIPTPSI
- a CDS encoding nucleoside-triphosphatase, encoding MQARLTIHAAGRDQGKTTSLVQLVRQCRFQKMPICGVLALANPEKTVYRLKDLFSQEERLALAEQPIARGKRIGRFYLDEQAFDWINAQILQSLPISEVAIFDEIGKLEISGEGLATSFRKALETPSLQIYAAVRIPFIEEVLNSFSIPKERVEITYVGYKE
- the nrdR gene encoding transcriptional regulator NrdR, yielding MRCPHCSSMDDKVLESRQNSSGSSIRRRRECNICGYRFTSYERIEDKPLMVIKRDGRREPFDLNKIGRGVRSCTEKLKISENEIDLLLQNIEDAIMLKVGSKREIASSDIGDETLKQLREVDLVAYVRFAAVYKAFNDLGQFIAEIQKLGKELA
- a CDS encoding HD domain-containing protein; the encoded protein is MELQNQISSILLKKRKREKTEDVRGPYYRDTTAIIHSSPFRRLKHKTQVFFAPSNDHICTRMEHCLHVSSIASTICKGLGLDSEIAWAIGMGHDLGHTPFGHTGEKILSAKMQEAGFFPFEHEVNSLRVVDFLTSHGKGLNLTYAVRDGIACHNGEQLVQSIMPTFAVRDLEQITSRKGLIPATYEGAVVRFSDTIAYLGRDFEDACRLGIINEEQLPQKVSRILGKRNADIIDTLVSDVIEHSNETVGISFSEEVFPAVQEMISFNYRSIYKSPMLEGYERYFNRLFTLILDYLNFLLGTYGYRESLYVQEKNMLAMGFYHHLMDMHEAYEERDGDIGRLIYDYVAGMSDNFCLDCANEILKPEHLNDSIEHSLTGKWFDAR
- a CDS encoding shikimate kinase, translated to MKHLYFCGIKHSGKSTLGKLAAQALGYSWVDLDDLVLQGIAPYSSIREFYQEAGKEAFMKEEVKALKTFLNTRETPYIISLGGGASDNQSLIDVIKQSGKLVYLEVKKQVLLQRILKGGVPPFLDPLHIEASFASLYERRHARYSNICDIMVRLPNYPDVRDTARFLVETLKIEV
- the aroC gene encoding chorismate synthase, with product MGHNSFGTAYTVTTFGESHGPALGVIIDGVEPGFRIDEEAIQGEMDRRRPGANPTGTERNEIDKLTILSGLYEGITTGTPIAMILYSTNQRSTDYSHLEHVFRPGHADWTFFQKYGVRDIRGGGRSSGRETSARVAAGALAKQLLAKRGITIKAGTVQVGDIVAHKRDWDETDNPLSCPDKDAAQSMVSLIEQIRSEKDSIGGIIECRVEGVRPGLGEPVFGKLEALLSHAVMSIGAVKGVQFGDGFACASMRGSQFNDQRTSEGFLSNHAGGILGGISSGQEIILQAAIKPTASIGKSQRTVTKDNETTNLEIEGRHDPCICSRAVVVIESMVAITLLDLYYTAFGKA
- a CDS encoding DNA repair helicase XPB, with translation MMRDTPLIVQSDKTLLLDVHHEQSEACRNDLVRFCELIKSPEHMHTYALSAISLWNASSCGVDASFILSRLDFWSKFPVPESVRFYIEDMGTRWGKVILSGSEDPRYYELWVENRRIRTELLSRQAIAKLLVVKDESRFLLEAYNRGEIKLQLIKIGYPVDDRIPLKHGPKLPFALRETTLGGKPFSVRPYQRHAADALLGDLGPGSGFGTIVLPCGSGKTVVGMHIMERLTTKTLVVTTNVAAVHQWISEILDKTTLEKEQVGEYTGERKESKDVIVCTYQVLTYRPDKEGPFPHLELLTKGNWGLIIYDEVHMLPAPVFKVTAELQAVYRVGLTATLVREDGREDEVFSLVGPKRFDVPWNELQQQGFIAEAYCHEVRIDLPQEDEIPYAIGTKREKYRIASENKRKLEVVQALVDRHPDDFILIIGQYLDQLKGIANHFGLPIITGSTPNIKREELYRDFREGKQRILVVSKVANFAIDLPDASVAIQVSGTFGSRSEEAQRLGRILRPKNRSSFFYSVVTRYSSEEEFAANRQKFLAEQGYSYEIEVWDT